The genomic segment TCATGGGCTGATGAGTCTTCAGGAGGAGCCCAGGCAAGCCTCGAACCCAAAGGAAGACAGGCAAACCGACAGTGCCTGGGAGGGGAAATGTCTTCTCCATGTAAACTTTCGCTCGTAAACTTTATGCCTCAGGGTGGCTCCCTTCTGCTCCCAGCGCggccctgccccagggctcctggagtCTGGGAATGGCCTGAACTAGCGAATGTCCGAGTGGGGTCGGTGGCCCTGGTCTGCGGCCAGACCCGGCCGAGCTCGGCTCCTCCTCCACGGTGGGTTCGCTGCCTGAACCTTGCCATGCTCTTGTCCTGCTTTGGAAACTTGGTAGAAAAAGGAGTCTGTGACCCACCGGCCTGTGGCCAAGCCTGGGCTCCTCCTCTGCTCAGGGGCAGGGCCGGTCAGGCGCAGAAGGGCTTGCCTCCCGCCTTCGGAAGGGCCAGCGGCTCCTTGGCTGCACCCGAGGTGGGAGCGTCATGGGGTGGGGCCGGCGGGAAAGCGCGCGCCAGGGGTGTTGTCAGCACGTTGGCGCCTGCCCCCAACGAGCGTCCCATCGGTCCTGGGTCAAGGAGGGTGCCCTTGGCGGTGGCCCAGGCCTGGTTCAAAGTGCTGTGCCTGAGGATGGGGTCGTGAAAGACCCCATCCATCCAGTTTCTGAGACTGGTTACCGGGGAGTCCTGGTGCCTGTCCAGGGCACCAGTGGGGGCCGGGGCCGCAGGCGAGGATGAGGCAGGGGCCAAGGAGGTGGCCGCAGGGGCCGCCGGGCCTTGACGCTTGAGCATGCATGATGGAAACTCAGTCTGGCTCAGTGTGGTGGCGGCGGCGGTCGCCGTGTGAGCCAGGGACCAGATGCGCGGCTTGGCCTCGAGGCCTGCTGTTGCCCCAGCGGGCCCGAAGCCCAGCTTGGCCTCGCAAGCCTGCGAGCCGCCCCCCACACCGGACTGCTGCTCTGGCCCTGCCGCTGTGGTCCGGAGGCAGCTCCTGGCCCTCTCTAGGTCCTGGTCCAGGGGGGCCCCGCCACCGGCAGCCAGGGGCATCCGGAGGGTGCTGGAGGCCTCCTTTCCCGGGGCGCTTGGACCATCCGGTGCGGCAGGGATGCGCTCCAGACCGCCATCCAGGGGCTGGAAGGGCGGTTTCAGCTCGCACTCAGGAGGCTCCGCCTCCAGCGGGTCGAAGTCCTCCAGGTCAGTGAGCTccagatccttttcctctttgcgCACGGGCTCTGcgcaggacagaaggagaggccAGTGCAGGGACAGAGGCGGGGGCTAATCTGAAGAACCGTGCACTTCCTTCCTAGCTCTGCACCCGTGCTTCTAGGGCCCACCCTGAGCTCGGAAAAGCACCCAGAGCGGTTCTCCGCACCTCCCACTCTCGGACGCTCCCCATCCCCCAGGTGGCAACAAAGGGCGATTTCCTCCTCAAATCAATAGGGGTCCGGTTAGGGTGGGTGTGTCCACGTTTTAAACGTTGTTTTGGGTTTCTTTAAGCCTGTCCCTGTTGGCACCACGGGCCCCCTGGGCTCAGGGCCTCTGGGGCCAGCTCATTCATTTGCTGCGCAGGGCCTTGAAGTTTGCTTTCACTACCCCAGGTTCGATGTCTTTGGAGGTCCTAGATCCCTGACAGAAGGCACTGGGAGTCCCCGAGCTCGGCGCCCCGGCACCAGCACCGCCCACGCCCCTCGCACCTTCGGTCTTGGTGCTCCCCAGGGGCTCCTCCCGGGCTTCCTCCTCCgccccttcttcctcctcgcCCTCCGCGTAGGCGCGCTTCTCATCTGCGCATTTGTTCCGCGGAGGCCACGTCATCTTGTTCTCCTTCTTGAGGCGGCGGCGCGCGTTGGCGAACCAGGTGGACACCTGCGTGAGGGTCATCTTGGTGATGATGGCCAGCATGATCTTCTCGCCCTTGGTGGGGTAGGGGTTCTTGCGGTGCTCCTGCAGCCAGGCCTTGAGCGTGCTGGTGGTCTCGCGCGTGGCGTTCTTGCGCCGCGTGCCGCTGTCCATGGTCCCGTACCTGCAGACAGGCTGGGCAATGGGGTGCCGGCCGGGACCCCTGCCTAGGCCGGCAGCCGGAGCCAGGCCCCTGCCGGCTTTCGGTCCCCGTCGTGGGGGTGTGCTTACGGTGGTAAGACCGGGTGGGACCCAGGCCCCCACCCCTTGCCACTGCCTACAGGCACTGCCTTTTCTGCCTGTGTCTATTACACTTACAGGGACCccgggctcctgctcagccagAGGGGTCAGGGTGGAGCGCTCAAGGCCAGGCTAGGTCTCGCTCACTCCACCTAGGCCTCTCTTCTTCAGTTCCTTAGATCCGCAAACCAGGAAAGCCCCTCACAGAAGTGCAAGCCCGACTGTATGACACCCATGGGCGGGAACGGCCTTCAGTTCCCGCGGGAGAAAGCGCCCGGATGGCCTTCTGCAGACCTCCTGCAGTCACGATTCCTCCTCTCGCCCAGATGGGTCATGCTGTCTTAGAGTGGGTTCCACTGGACTCCCCCTTCCAGTCCCCACCACAGGGGAGGGTGGACTGGGTCCCACATACCGCAGAGGCTGCCCCTTTTGGGCGGAGGGGGGGCAGTCATCTCAAGCCCAAGCACCAACACTTGGCTGCCAGGAAGACCCCGTCCAGCAAGGGCTTTGGGAGTGCAGACAGCGTGGGGAGCgggaaggggaggctggggaCGCATTTGTGTCTGTGGGGCTTGGCTTGCCTAGGAGGTGGGACTTGGACTAAGCCAAAGTCAGCAGGAGCCCGACCCTGAGACTGTCCCTCCTCCTGTCTCCCCAGCTTTCACAAGGGCGTGGGTTGGGGAGTTTGATGGCAGAATGGAGCGCAGGGGGCCCTGTGGTGCGGTGAGGAGGGGTTCCAGCCCTCACCTGTCATAGGGATACTGGCCCAACGCTGGCTCGTAGGGGTAGTAGGCAGCAGCCGCTGCAGGCGCCAGGCCCGCATGCGCAGATCCAGGCCCGTCCTTGGAGTCGAAGCCATTCTGtaggatcccaggagcctggggtcaCAGCTTCTGGGAGGCGACCCAGCTCGACCCCGCCCCCCCACACACCTCGGCTCCTTCACGCTTTGCACAGACCCCCAGGCAGCCTCACCAGCCATCCCGTCCCCAGActctctcccctgcccagggAGCAAGGAACCTCCAAAGGGGGAGGGCGAATGAGCAGAACTGGGGGGTAGGAGAGAGGAGAATGAGATTGGCGGAAGAAAGGGgtagagaagggggtggggcgcTGGGAGGCAGCGGAGGAGCGGAGGGTGAGCGGGACCCGGGGAGTATcgaagggaggaggggaggggagaagcggGGGTGGAGCAAGAGGGTGGGCatggagagggcaggggagggagaggccggCGAGGCTACGTGGTGGGGGCTGCCCAGAGAGGACGAGGGAGACCTGGGAGCGAGGGAAGCGGAGCTCTGTGGGGGAGCGCGCAGCAGATGGGGCGAAGGGGCACTGGACCGGTGATGTGGCCAGAGCTGCAAGGTCCCCAGACCCGGGGGATGGAGGTGTGCCGCGGGGCCGGATTAGGAGCGGCAAAGCGGAAGGAGCCGCTAAGGTGTGCCTGTCCCGCCCCCTCCAATCTGGGGTCCAGGGCACCGGCGCCCCTGACTCCAGAGTTCAGGGAGGAGGCTTGGCAATTCCGGGGGGAGGGACGAGGCGTcgcgggggagggggaaggttTCGGATAATTCCCTCCCCTTACCAGCGAGTAGAAGGCGGACGCCTCGGAGCCGTAGGTCACGTAGTTGCCGTAGCCCTGCGAGCCGCCGTAGGGGCCCCCGTAGACGCCGAGCGCTGCGGCCGAGTTGAGCTCGTGGCGCGCGGTGGCCAGCAGCCGGCTCTCGTAGACCGGGCAGTAGACAGGCGCCTGGGCCGAGGCGGCGGGCCCGGAGTCGGCCAGCGTGCGGCCCCCCGACTCACAGCACGTGCTCAGGGAGTTGGTGGCCATCAGGAACTGGAGGAGAGAGGGGCCGCGAGGAAGGGCCGGCACCCCGGCTCAAGGCTGGGGCTCTAGGCCTCCACCTGCCCGGCGCGCGGCCCAGAAGGGCGTGCCCGGTGGCCTCGGGCGTACCGCTGTCCACCGGGCCGCGCATTCCTTAGTGCTGCCAGTCTGCTTGGCCGGGCCTCCTCTGGAGAATTGGGGCCCAGCCCGGCCAGCCCCCTGACCTTTCGCACCCTCCCcggggtgtctgtgtgtgggggtgggggggcggatTCTAAGGCTGTGCACGCCCTCCTGTGCCACATCTCTCCTGGGTCCCCGGGTTCCTCTCGGGCAAAGAAGCCTCAGAGCTGGGGGTTGGGGCGTGCTGGGGGTCAAACAAAGCCGGAGAAATGCGTCCCCCCGCAGGACAGATGCTCTCAGTGCCTCTAGTCTTCGCGGGGCCGGTGCACGGAGCGCGCGGCACAGGCCCTGCTCTCTGGGAAGCGGCACCGGGTCGCTGGACAGCCGCCCACCCACCAGTGTGTAACGCTGCATTCCCGCACCCTCGTGAGGCCCCCTTACCTGGGGTGCGGAAGAATAGGGGTATCCAAACTGCGGGTAGGACATGGCGGGCGCCGCCCGGGGCCggcgggcggggccggcggggtcTTGCGCGCGGTGGCCGGCGTGACGCGGCCACTGCTCCGGGGCCGCCGGCTCCTAGGCGCTGGGAGGGCGAAGCAGAAGAGCGGGTTAATTCGTCCACGTGCCCCGCAAACTTTTCTAACCCGGTGGGAAAGAGAGCCGCAGCGGCCGCAGCGAGCCTTTTAGCTTCACATTCCCGAGCCTCGAGGGGGCTCTGGGACCAACTGGCCTCGCAGCGGCGACACAAATACATAttttgcaaaaaaggaaaaaaaaaaaaaccgagtTGCGCGAACCCGTCAAGTCAGATGTGCTTGGCTTTAAGCGGCGGAGGCGCTGACGTCAGCCCACGCCGCGCAGCTCGGCCCGGCCGCAGACGTGCGGGTCACTCGCTGAGgccgggcggcggggcggggacgGGCTGGGGGCGCCGCGCGGGGCGAAGGGGCCAACAGGCTCTAACAAATGAATTTCATCCGTGGAGTCAATATCGCCCCGACGAATTGCTGTTTCTCCTTAGTCACCGAGGACGGGAAGCActtttaattagaaattaattaatgAGCACCTGCTCCTTCCCGCCCCACTGTAATCATTAGTCTCAATTACAAATGAGACATGTGAAGGGACACACGACTGAGTCTTCACCGAAGATGTAATCAACAGTTAAAATTAGCCGGCGCCGGCGCAGGCGACCAGCCGCCCGGGCCTCCGCGCCCCGCTCCAGGTGGAGGACGGCCGCTCCGCTGGCCCGCGCGCCGCTCCGACCGCTGTTCGGCGGGTCAGCCGCTCCGCCTCCCGCCAGTTCGGACCCTGCTCCGGGGCGGAGTTCCAGGCCCCAGTGCGGCTGCGAGTGTCCGCGTCTGGAGGTCAACGTGCCCTCAGGCGTGTGGGTCCTGAACCCCTTCCCAGAGCCATCTCCtccaggggtgggtgggtggcccAAGTGCTGAGGGGCTTTGCGACTCCCCGCAGCCCTGTCCCCGGGGAACACCCCCTCCTTGGTCCCAGCCCAGGTCCTGCGGGTTGCGGCGCGGCCAACggccctccctttcctcttccaccCCCTTGCGCGGGCCGccctcagcctcagcctcagcctccccctgcccctcgcGGCTAAACCCGGGACTGCCAGACACCCCCGCGCGCTCGAAGAGCAGGTTTCCCGATGAGCTCCGGGGCCCCTCCCGCTACGCTTGCTCCTCCCGGCGACCCTCAGGGTTAGGTACCGGGGAGGGAGCGCCGGGACGCCCTTCCCCGCCCCCTTTGCATAGCTCCGTGACCGGGGCGCACGGAGCAGGCcgagtaccccccccccccccccaggactcCCCATTCGGCCCGGGTCTTGGGACCGTGCCCGAATCCAAAACAGAGGCGAGCGCGCAGGCGGCAGAGGGGCGCCCGGGCACCCGGAACTCGCTCCCCGCCTTTTATGCCGCCGCCCTCCGGGGGCCCGGCTCGCCCCTGCTGCTCTCGCCCGGCTGGGCCTCCCGCGGTCGGCCGGGAGGGGAGCTATGCGCGGCGGCGCTGTGCAGACTTGCTCGGAAAGATTCCTGGGTTCAGACCTGTGAATCGCCCCAGGGTCACCCTCTAATTAATGATGACGTTCTCGCCCTCTCCCCAGCTGCAAACCTGCCTCCCAGAAACGAAATCTGCCCGCTCTGACAGCTCGGTTGAAGGTGATTGATGACTATCTGGAGACCAGAGTACGCATCATATGATATCTGCTGCGTAATTGCTttaatttacagatgaaaatacGAGCTCTCCGATCGCGTTGAACCACAGCCGGCCACGTCCGAGCTGCTTGCGAAGGAAAATCATCGGAAATAATGAATAGCCTTCCATGCAAATTATTCAGACAGTTTAAGCGTCTGTAGCCGGGAGAGATATATAAAAAACACGAGTCAAATGACATTAATAATTGTTTCTGAATTCTGTATTGATCTCATGGCGGccgtgtttctttctttctcacctgAATTGCTAATATCACCTCCTGTAAATAATCAGAAACTAGCCACCGGGGCTTCTCCGCCAGAAATgaatctctcaatctctctccctcttcctcctctgcccctcccctcccccaccctcctcctcccgccTCCAGTTTGCCGGCTTCGGCGGCGGCGGAGGCTTTTCTGAACATCCCCTACTTTCCATTATTTATTGTTTACAAACAGCTCGCTCTCTCCTGGTAATGAGGCcggggtgagggaggggcaggggcccaCGGTGGCCGAGGGCTCAGGGAGCAGTAATGGCGAGAGAAGGATGAATTCAGCATCTTCCCCTGACTCCACTCCCCAAGGCCCAACCCGGCGACTGCGAGCAAGCGCTCAGGCTGCGGCCGACAGCCAGCGCCCAGTCCCAGCAGCCCGGCGGGTCGGGGCAACGCGCCCTGCACAGAGCAGCGCACCCAGGCCCTTTCCTTACCGGCCACAGCTCACGGGGAACGGCGCCCCCCTGAACACGCGACCCTTTATTTTCTGAACCGAAGCGCCAGCCTTCCGTCGCAGCCCTCTGGGGgcctctgggggaggggtgcccagGGCCTCCTTTGACCATCACTGCGAGGTTTCCTTTCCAGTCCGCGCTCCTAAATAGGAGCTCCCAGTCCCCACCCACCTAGCCCGGTTCTCCAGGCAACCTTTTCTTCTAATCAGAAATCGAGCTCAACGGCTACTCTCCAAGGCGTTGCACACTGATCCCCTGCTTCGCGCTGCCCCAGGCCTGTGACACGGGGGCCTGTGCTGCCGGAGGGGTCTAGGCCCTGCTATCCAGTGCTGGATTCAGGGTCCATCAGGCCTGTCTCCCGTCTGGAGCACCCCGGAATATCCCGCTGATAACCAGCACCCTGCCTGCGGCCTCCTGGAACCGGGATACTTTCTGGGTTAGCTTCCTCGCGGGGAAGATACCGGAATAACATCCGAGTGCCCTTTCCTGAAAGGCCCAGCCTTGAGCTGAGGCCCCGAGGTTTCCCTCTAAGAGAGGACAGAGCAAGAGTGTGAACATCTCAGGTATCAGCAGCTAAATGCGCCTGCATAGACTGCAAGCTGAACCCACATCCACCCAAGGACCCTGGGTTCTGAATACACCCAGGAGAGGTTCCCCTCCAACAGGGCAGCGGCGCAGCTTCGGGGACGTGCCCTCACTGGCCTGGTGAGTGCTAAAGGAGCCACGGGCCTAGGGGGCCTGAGGAGAGCCAGCGCCAAAGGTTAGAGGCCTGCGCTCACCCTTCTGGCCCCGAGGTGCTGTAGGCCGCGGAGGGCCTAGGGGAGCTAGGCCGCGCCCTAATATTCTCCGCCCTCCCCCCTGAGACCGGCTGAGGCCAGTCCTCCTGGTCTGTTCCCGAAGTCGTCCCCCAGGGTCACTGGCTTCTCCGCACCGAGAGCCGCCAGGGGCTCTCTCCGCCCCAACAAAGTTGACCCCAGGCAGAGGGCGGAGGCTAGAGCGCGCAGAGCCAGGCAAGGGCCTCGGCGGAGGCGCAGGCCAGCCCCTGGGGCGCCTGTGCCCGCCCACTGCTCCCGGACACCCGGGCGGGGTGCGGGGTTGGAAGGCGTTCTGGAGAGCGGGGGCGCGGCACTCGCGAGCCCCGAGGTCGGCAGGTCACTCCTCCGCGGCCGGTCCTGCGGGTCTCACGCGAAGTCAGGCTGTCGAGCTGCGGGCAAGCGCTCTGAATCCGGCTCCCGAGACGCCTCCATTCCAGGTCGGCGGGTTCCGGCTCTCCTGCCGCGCCCCCGCCGCTCGCCCGCAGGGCGCCGCCCGAGCGGGAAAGGCGCGCAGTCGGGGCGTCCGGGAGCAGGCCCGGCTGCCCCGCGTTggcccccgcgccccgcgccgcccccgTCCCCCCGCTCCCCCCCGTTTCCACAACTTGCAGCGAACGCAGCGGCCTCTGGAGACCCCAGCGGCTGGCAGCAAACTTTGCGCCCTCCGGCGCAGGAGCGATCCTGGCAAAGTTTGTGCGGCCGAGCCCACTCCCTACCTGCGCTGGGGACGCGCCCGCCCGCGCCGCTCCGGCGCCGGGGCCGCGGGGAGCAGCGCGCAGCCCGGGACGCACCGGGGAGTCGCCGCAgtcgccgccgcccgcgcccctcGGCGGCCGCGCCGAGCCTCCGCCTCCCCGGAAGGGGGGAGGGGTCTCGGagccccggggcgggggcgggcgcggggACCTCGCCTACCTGCGGTGGCGCCCGGCCACTACCGGCCGCCCGGGAGGGCTCTGCGCGGCCGCTCGGCGCGCGCGCTCCGGCGGGGAGCAGGCGACAACTAATGGAGACATTTCCAGGCGGAGCACCTGGCGAGCGGAGCGCGCCAGCGTCCCCCGGCGCCGCGGTCGTCAGCCGAGCCCGCACCGGCGTGACGTGGGCGAGCGAGCGCGCGGCTCCCACCCGGCCGCCCATTAACGCTTTCCCCCGCGGGCGCCGCGCGCTCGCCAACTTTCCCCTCCGCCTTGGCCCGCCTTGGTGCGTGGGGCGTCTGAGCTGGCATGGGGGgcgccctggggtgggggcagggttgCCGGCTCAGAGGAGACAGCCCCCCAACAACAGGCAGCGGGAAGGCGGGCCGCCTTGATTTGGGCAAACTCTCGGCGGCCTAGGGCTCTTCAGGGGCGGTCAGGCTgccccctgcccgccccgccccgctgTCTCGGGCCAGCGGAAGGGGGCTGGGGACAGCTTCACTGGTTCTTGGCCCCAGTTCTCCTGGGTTTCCCTTTAGTCATGGTCTCCTCCAGGTCTGGAGAGCTGGGCGGGGGTCCGGCAGCGCCCGACCTCGTCCGGTAGACCAGGCAACCAGGCCTGGGCTTTCTTCCCTG from the Mustela nigripes isolate SB6536 chromosome 12, MUSNIG.SB6536, whole genome shotgun sequence genome contains:
- the IRX4 gene encoding iroquois-class homeodomain protein IRX-4, giving the protein MSYPQFGYPYSSAPQFLMATNSLSTCCESGGRTLADSGPAASAQAPVYCPVYESRLLATARHELNSAAALGVYGGPYGGSQGYGNYVTYGSEASAFYSLNGFDSKDGPGSAHAGLAPAAAAAYYPYEPALGQYPYDRYGTMDSGTRRKNATRETTSTLKAWLQEHRKNPYPTKGEKIMLAIITKMTLTQVSTWFANARRRLKKENKMTWPPRNKCADEKRAYAEGEEEEGAEEEAREEPLGSTKTEEPVRKEEKDLELTDLEDFDPLEAEPPECELKPPFQPLDGGLERIPAAPDGPSAPGKEASSTLRMPLAAGGGAPLDQDLERARSCLRTTAAGPEQQSGVGGGSQACEAKLGFGPAGATAGLEAKPRIWSLAHTATAAATTLSQTEFPSCMLKRQGPAAPAATSLAPASSSPAAPAPTGALDRHQDSPVTSLRNWMDGVFHDPILRHSTLNQAWATAKGTLLDPGPMGRSLGAGANVLTTPLARAFPPAPPHDAPTSGAAKEPLALPKAGGKPFCA